One Myxococcus virescens DNA window includes the following coding sequences:
- the drmA gene encoding DISARM system helicase DrmA: protein MTTTATPNAQAWLAKEAMSLGPLVVRLGGERTGFSALARGHWVVVVDTTGALKRLGRILRIRTDLESTTLYFDKLHVVKSAGSLADVGLTFPMGQVSRLRPEDLAAVLARDGVSSSADVPLIEDAAYVRELLELATRDDLLGPANGPEELVVDMSVRDRYLAGKLAPRTPGDATTGTEVEPAAAANEEDDSAQENDAPLHEPGAEFNRASGRVEPEDDALDEIDTTNNQSLVPSSMGLTFCVGPDVKTLNVTARWGSYARVPKEEHEYTRPRKDRETGKVEESKVKVWRRFPRGGRVTLTLEDGPIKPLVPDAELEEVRIQGAVRTNAKGERLVTLFLVNGQLEPETNRDSAWLFQPELGVTGSGEAAGAPVFLRRPSNDVVVDDSERDHLGLIYRRRVEFAVGHGVAVHAETPANDPTRATLVRTEVIPRYEVPVTETPGLDPDDRPEMKKMVERGWLDMLSLADLGKAELEEALKTLVDDYAAWLDDQRARVGKEITGYDAPANEALDRCKTTLERLRAGLKVLFADSKALEAFRFANRAMARQRVRGIYALKRRRGEELACADVDVRKNRSWRPFQLAFLLLSIPSLADPKHSDRTSPAEAFADLLWFPTGGGKTEAYLGVAAFAMGIRRLQGVVENLDGGRGLTVIMRYTLRLLTLQQFQRAATLLCAMEVLRSAEVSKWGAEPFTLGLWVGNKVTPGTTEVSHQAIDAIRDKDRNRAGIASPAQLTSCPWCGSEIQPGRDIEVDKTAGRTAIYCGDKLSQCEFTKAKSNTNAHPGLPVKLVDEEIYHRPPTMMIATVDKFAMMAWRAEVRTLFGKVKEECERHGLLWPGHDCGGGHRTRKPHAAAKVKPVRAVRPPDLIIQDEFHLISGPLGTMVGLYETAVDDLCSWQIGKTKVRPKVVASTATVRRAGDQVRNVFMRRLAIFPPKALDVEDDFFSVQRSVASKPGRRYMGICSPGSSRPAVLIRTYTAFLTAAQGLFDAFGSIADPYMTLVGYFNSLRELGGMKRLAEDDVQTRSFRVKMSLVERPGLEQRRVGTIAELTSRVSNADIPKYLDQLEIPFDGTFDPSTGKFARPSAAPPAGSGSQRPVAPRPIDIVLATNMLSVGVDVNRLGVMVVNGQPKGTAEYIQATSRVGRSFPGLVAAVLTWARPRDLSHYETFEHYHATFYQHVEAQSVTPFSPRAMDRGLTGAMLAVMRNRFEPFAPNPGAGALNSPSRPEMVSTVDSVTERTWEVTEDSAKKSLATAEMKSRADEWAKEAAVPGRVLVYQKYGAGPTAYALLEAPGIRPWSTWTVPMSMREVEPGVNLVMEDDRSNQDPVWRPRPTDVDATDEEESP, encoded by the coding sequence ATGACGACGACCGCCACACCGAACGCACAGGCATGGCTCGCCAAGGAGGCGATGTCGCTCGGCCCATTAGTCGTTCGGCTCGGCGGTGAACGCACCGGCTTCAGCGCGCTGGCGCGGGGCCACTGGGTCGTCGTCGTGGACACGACGGGAGCCCTGAAGCGCCTCGGGCGCATCCTGCGCATCCGAACCGACCTTGAGTCGACCACGCTCTACTTCGACAAGCTACACGTAGTGAAGTCAGCGGGCTCGCTCGCCGACGTCGGGCTCACGTTCCCCATGGGACAGGTCTCGCGCCTGCGTCCCGAAGACCTCGCCGCGGTGCTCGCGCGTGACGGCGTCTCGTCGTCGGCCGACGTGCCGCTCATCGAAGACGCCGCATACGTGCGCGAGCTGCTTGAGCTTGCGACGCGCGACGACCTGCTTGGGCCGGCCAACGGCCCCGAGGAGCTGGTCGTCGACATGAGCGTCCGCGACCGCTACCTCGCCGGCAAGCTCGCGCCGCGAACGCCGGGCGACGCGACGACGGGCACCGAGGTCGAGCCTGCGGCGGCGGCCAACGAAGAGGACGACTCGGCGCAGGAGAACGATGCCCCGCTCCACGAACCCGGCGCCGAGTTCAATCGCGCGAGCGGGCGCGTCGAGCCCGAGGACGACGCGCTCGACGAGATCGATACGACCAACAATCAGTCTCTCGTGCCCTCGAGCATGGGCCTCACGTTCTGCGTCGGTCCCGATGTGAAGACGCTGAACGTCACCGCGCGCTGGGGCAGCTACGCCCGTGTTCCGAAGGAGGAACACGAGTACACGCGGCCGAGGAAGGACCGCGAGACTGGCAAGGTTGAGGAGAGCAAGGTGAAGGTCTGGCGCCGCTTCCCGCGCGGCGGGCGCGTGACCCTCACGCTTGAGGACGGCCCCATCAAGCCGCTGGTGCCCGATGCGGAGCTGGAGGAGGTCCGCATCCAGGGCGCCGTGCGCACCAACGCTAAGGGCGAGCGCCTCGTCACGCTGTTCCTGGTGAACGGCCAGCTCGAACCCGAGACCAACCGCGACAGTGCCTGGCTCTTCCAGCCCGAGCTCGGCGTGACGGGTTCGGGCGAGGCGGCCGGGGCGCCCGTGTTCCTCCGGCGTCCGAGCAACGACGTCGTCGTGGACGACTCCGAGCGCGACCACCTCGGGCTCATTTACCGGCGCCGCGTTGAGTTCGCCGTGGGCCACGGCGTGGCAGTCCACGCCGAGACGCCCGCGAACGACCCGACCCGCGCCACGCTCGTGCGCACCGAGGTCATCCCTCGCTACGAGGTGCCAGTTACCGAGACGCCGGGCCTCGATCCCGACGACCGCCCCGAGATGAAGAAGATGGTCGAGCGAGGCTGGCTCGACATGCTCTCGCTGGCCGACCTCGGAAAGGCCGAGCTCGAAGAGGCGCTGAAAACGCTCGTCGACGACTACGCCGCGTGGCTCGACGACCAGCGAGCGCGTGTCGGCAAGGAGATCACCGGCTACGACGCCCCGGCCAACGAAGCGCTCGACCGCTGCAAGACCACGCTTGAACGCCTGAGGGCAGGCCTGAAGGTGCTTTTCGCCGACTCGAAGGCACTGGAAGCCTTCCGCTTCGCCAACCGCGCGATGGCCCGCCAACGTGTGCGAGGCATTTACGCGCTCAAGCGCCGTCGTGGCGAAGAGCTGGCCTGCGCCGACGTCGACGTACGGAAGAACCGCTCGTGGCGCCCGTTCCAGCTCGCGTTCCTGCTGCTGTCGATTCCATCGCTCGCCGATCCGAAGCACTCCGACCGCACGAGTCCCGCCGAAGCGTTCGCCGACCTACTTTGGTTCCCCACGGGCGGTGGCAAGACCGAGGCGTACCTCGGCGTCGCGGCCTTCGCGATGGGCATCCGCCGCCTGCAAGGCGTCGTCGAGAACCTCGACGGCGGGCGAGGGCTCACGGTCATCATGCGGTACACGCTGCGCCTGTTGACGCTGCAGCAGTTCCAGCGTGCCGCGACGCTGCTGTGCGCGATGGAGGTCCTCCGCTCGGCCGAAGTCTCGAAGTGGGGAGCGGAGCCGTTCACACTCGGCCTATGGGTTGGCAACAAAGTGACCCCGGGAACCACCGAAGTGTCGCACCAGGCCATCGATGCCATCCGCGACAAGGACCGCAACCGCGCCGGTATCGCGTCGCCCGCGCAGCTCACGAGCTGCCCGTGGTGTGGCTCGGAGATTCAGCCCGGGCGTGACATCGAGGTCGACAAGACCGCCGGTCGCACCGCCATCTACTGCGGCGACAAGCTCTCGCAGTGCGAGTTCACCAAGGCGAAGTCGAACACCAACGCGCATCCCGGTCTGCCGGTGAAGCTCGTCGACGAGGAGATCTACCACCGGCCTCCGACGATGATGATCGCCACCGTCGACAAGTTTGCGATGATGGCCTGGCGTGCGGAGGTGCGGACGCTCTTCGGCAAGGTGAAGGAAGAGTGCGAGCGCCACGGGCTGCTCTGGCCGGGCCACGACTGCGGCGGTGGCCATAGAACCCGCAAGCCTCACGCCGCCGCGAAGGTGAAACCGGTGCGCGCGGTCCGCCCGCCGGACCTCATTATCCAGGACGAGTTCCACCTCATCAGCGGTCCGCTGGGAACGATGGTCGGTCTTTACGAGACCGCGGTTGACGACCTTTGCTCGTGGCAGATTGGCAAGACCAAGGTGCGCCCGAAGGTCGTCGCATCGACCGCAACGGTCCGGCGCGCGGGCGATCAGGTGCGCAACGTCTTCATGCGACGCCTTGCGATCTTCCCGCCGAAGGCACTCGACGTCGAAGACGACTTCTTCTCGGTCCAGCGCTCGGTCGCGAGCAAGCCTGGACGCAGGTACATGGGCATCTGCTCACCGGGCAGCTCAAGGCCGGCGGTGCTCATCCGCACGTACACCGCGTTCCTTACGGCGGCGCAGGGGCTCTTCGATGCATTCGGCTCCATTGCCGACCCGTACATGACGCTCGTCGGCTACTTCAACTCGCTGCGCGAGTTGGGCGGCATGAAGCGCCTCGCGGAGGACGACGTTCAGACGCGATCGTTTCGCGTGAAGATGAGCCTCGTCGAGCGCCCTGGTCTCGAGCAGCGTCGCGTCGGAACCATCGCCGAACTGACCTCGCGCGTGAGCAACGCCGACATCCCAAAGTACCTCGACCAGCTCGAGATTCCATTCGACGGCACGTTCGACCCGAGCACCGGCAAGTTTGCGCGGCCTTCGGCAGCGCCTCCGGCCGGCTCCGGCAGCCAACGACCGGTCGCCCCTCGACCGATCGACATCGTGCTCGCAACGAACATGCTCTCCGTCGGAGTCGACGTGAACCGCCTCGGCGTCATGGTCGTGAACGGCCAGCCGAAGGGCACGGCCGAGTACATCCAGGCGACGAGCCGCGTCGGTCGTTCGTTCCCCGGTCTCGTCGCAGCGGTGCTCACGTGGGCGCGGCCTCGCGACCTCTCGCACTACGAGACCTTCGAGCACTACCACGCGACGTTCTACCAACACGTCGAGGCGCAGTCGGTCACGCCGTTCTCGCCGCGCGCGATGGACCGTGGGCTCACCGGCGCGATGCTCGCGGTGATGCGGAACCGCTTCGAGCCGTTCGCCCCGAACCCGGGCGCGGGTGCGCTCAACAGCCCAAGCCGCCCGGAGATGGTCTCCACCGTCGATTCGGTCACCGAGCGCACGTGGGAGGTCACCGAGGACTCGGCGAAGAAGAGCCTCGCCACCGCCGAGATGAAGAGCCGCGCCGACGAGTGGGCGAAGGAGGCGGCGGTGCCCGGGCGCGTGCTCGTGTATCAGAAGTACGGCGCTGGCCCGACCGCGTACGCGCTGCTCGAAGCGCCCGGCATTCGTCCGTGGTCGACGTGGACCGTCCCCATGTCGATGCGCGAGGTCGAGCCCGGCGTGAACCTCGTGATGGAGGACGATCGCTCGAACCAAGATCCGGTCTGGCGCCCGCGCCCCACCGACGTTGATGCGACGGACGAGGAGGAGTCGCCATGA
- the drmB gene encoding DUF1998 domain-containing protein, giving the protein MSKTPVGEVRPSQLLWTYGPGALIDLPNLSVVTMGIDRWELGRCQPIQEARLLTNVRRVLGDQVESLRMPPLTDSDVVDPFSAEALVGVPVKPFPRWMRCVKCGLLSPFDAGLFELKANRYRPERTRFVHKGCTGSRGDQKPRDADAVPARFLLACREGHLDDFPWHWFVHGGPSGCKGTLRFFESGASLQTENLWVRCDSCSAAKSMAQAFGQVGKDNLPGCRGRHPHLNRFEDGCAEVPRAILLGATNGWFPVTLSVLAIPQTGSPLAQFVADGWTFFEDVENAVEAAAVVKTLKKSAQLPGINAFTGDQVWEAIKAHRGGTVGDEELDLKGPEWDVLTSPKPPTDYPHFMSKKADVPAGFEPYLSRVLLLERLREVNALLGFTRVESPNEGGGAERAPRAPIGRTAPNWVPATQVHGEGIFLQFSEDALMNWAMGSGPRAQEAELRRGHRGWRARRGLDPDPGFPGLRFALLHTIAHLLIRELALDCGYNAASIRERVYADTESGKSQAGILIYTAAADSDGTLGGLVELGKPENLRRLLRQALDRAKVCASDPLCAEHNPRTDASLHAASCHACSFVSETSCECGNRYLDRTLVIPTLQVTDAAFFAGL; this is encoded by the coding sequence ATGAGTAAGACCCCGGTGGGCGAAGTTCGCCCGAGCCAGCTCCTGTGGACCTACGGGCCCGGCGCGCTGATCGATCTGCCAAACCTCTCCGTCGTCACGATGGGCATCGACCGCTGGGAACTGGGGCGCTGCCAGCCGATCCAGGAGGCGCGGCTGCTGACCAATGTGCGCCGCGTGCTCGGTGACCAAGTCGAGTCGCTGCGCATGCCGCCGCTGACCGACAGTGACGTCGTCGATCCGTTCTCGGCCGAGGCGCTCGTCGGGGTACCGGTGAAGCCGTTCCCGCGCTGGATGCGCTGCGTGAAGTGCGGGCTGCTCTCGCCGTTCGACGCGGGCCTCTTCGAGCTGAAGGCGAACCGCTACCGTCCGGAGAGGACGCGCTTCGTCCACAAGGGCTGCACCGGCTCACGCGGTGACCAGAAGCCTCGCGACGCCGACGCGGTGCCCGCGCGCTTCCTCCTCGCGTGCCGCGAGGGCCATCTCGACGACTTCCCGTGGCACTGGTTCGTTCACGGAGGGCCGAGCGGCTGCAAGGGCACGCTGCGCTTCTTCGAGAGCGGCGCCTCGCTCCAGACCGAGAACCTGTGGGTGCGCTGCGACTCATGCAGCGCCGCCAAGAGCATGGCGCAAGCCTTCGGGCAGGTCGGCAAGGACAACTTGCCGGGCTGTCGCGGGCGTCACCCGCATCTCAACCGCTTCGAGGACGGCTGCGCCGAAGTCCCGCGCGCCATCCTGCTCGGGGCAACGAACGGCTGGTTCCCTGTGACGCTCTCGGTGCTCGCGATCCCGCAGACGGGGAGCCCGCTCGCGCAGTTCGTCGCAGACGGCTGGACGTTCTTCGAGGACGTCGAGAACGCCGTCGAGGCGGCGGCCGTCGTAAAGACTCTGAAGAAGTCGGCGCAGCTTCCCGGCATCAATGCCTTCACGGGCGACCAAGTCTGGGAGGCCATCAAGGCCCATCGCGGCGGCACGGTGGGCGACGAGGAGCTCGACCTGAAGGGACCCGAGTGGGACGTGCTCACGTCGCCGAAGCCGCCGACCGACTACCCGCACTTCATGAGCAAGAAGGCCGACGTGCCCGCGGGCTTCGAGCCGTACCTCTCACGTGTGTTGCTCCTAGAGCGGCTGCGCGAGGTGAACGCGCTGCTCGGCTTCACGCGCGTCGAGTCGCCCAACGAGGGCGGTGGAGCGGAGCGTGCGCCACGCGCTCCGATCGGGCGCACCGCGCCCAACTGGGTGCCCGCCACGCAGGTCCACGGCGAGGGCATCTTCCTGCAGTTCTCAGAGGATGCGCTCATGAACTGGGCTATGGGGTCCGGTCCTCGAGCGCAGGAAGCCGAGCTGCGCCGAGGGCACCGTGGCTGGCGTGCGCGACGCGGGCTGGATCCTGATCCCGGCTTCCCCGGCTTGCGCTTCGCGCTGCTTCACACGATCGCCCATCTGCTCATCCGCGAGCTCGCGCTCGACTGCGGCTACAACGCGGCGAGCATTCGCGAGCGTGTCTACGCCGACACCGAAAGCGGCAAGTCGCAGGCTGGCATCTTGATCTACACGGCAGCGGCCGACTCCGATGGTACGCTCGGCGGGCTTGTCGAGCTCGGCAAGCCCGAGAATCTCCGGCGCTTGCTGCGGCAGGCCCTTGACCGCGCGAAGGTCTGCGCGTCCGACCCGCTGTGCGCCGAGCACAACCCGAGGACGGACGCGTCGCTCCATGCAGCCTCGTGCCACGCGTGCTCGTTCGTCTCCGAGACTTCGTGCGAGTGCGGCAACCGCTATCTCGATCGCACGCTCGTCATCCCGACGCTCCAAGTGACCGACGCGGCCTTCTTCGCGGGGCTCTGA
- the drmC gene encoding DISARM system phospholipase D-like protein DrmC has translation MQALLDAVVDLVALVSPAKVRTVASALRGLTKPNAAPAANTLADTPAARAAVARVVAAWAQVQARGDEVAGMLLGASEARLRVERELSVELVWTGPTTRFVPTRRTEQVLLDLIASATTDLFLVSFVAYDVQSVVAALNEAGSRGVRLRVLIEASKEHGGTLDKDLVPKMRSSIPSAEVFTWRKRVEPFVDGKVHAKVAVVDGARAFITSANLTGHALEKNMEAGVLINGGPVPKTLSDHLQALIDVRIIDRA, from the coding sequence ATGCAGGCGCTCCTTGATGCGGTCGTAGACCTCGTAGCTCTCGTCTCTCCTGCGAAGGTACGCACCGTCGCTTCTGCGCTTCGCGGGCTGACGAAGCCCAATGCGGCTCCGGCCGCCAACACACTCGCGGACACGCCGGCAGCACGCGCTGCCGTAGCGCGCGTGGTGGCCGCGTGGGCGCAGGTGCAGGCAAGGGGCGACGAGGTCGCGGGCATGCTGCTGGGGGCGTCCGAGGCGCGCCTGCGTGTCGAGCGCGAGCTGAGCGTCGAGCTGGTTTGGACGGGCCCGACGACGCGCTTCGTGCCGACGCGCCGAACGGAGCAGGTGCTGCTCGACCTGATCGCCAGCGCGACCACCGACTTGTTCCTCGTGAGCTTCGTCGCCTACGACGTCCAGAGCGTCGTCGCGGCCCTGAATGAGGCAGGGAGCCGTGGTGTTCGTCTCCGGGTCCTGATCGAAGCTTCGAAGGAGCACGGGGGCACCTTGGACAAGGATCTCGTACCCAAGATGCGCAGCAGCATCCCGTCTGCGGAGGTCTTCACGTGGAGAAAGAGGGTCGAGCCCTTCGTCGACGGGAAGGTCCACGCGAAGGTCGCGGTCGTCGACGGAGCGCGCGCGTTCATCACGAGCGCGAACCTCACAGGGCACGCGCTCGAGAAGAACATGGAAGCCGGCGTCCTCATCAACGGCGGCCCGGTCCCGAAGACGCTGAGCGACCACCTGCAAGCGCTCATCGACGTGAGGATCATCGACCGGGCCTGA